Proteins from a single region of Weeksella virosa DSM 16922:
- the lepB gene encoding signal peptidase I encodes MTIFIYWLVGFIIFNLLFGAATFNLYKLAGKKSWEAFVPFLNIWRGLDIIQRPKWWIILFYIPIVGPIFWLILLVDLADSFGKIEIKDKVIMVLTLGLYTFYLNYVEKPKYIGPEKRKSTIVSALIFAIVLATLIHNWFVQPMIVPTGSMENTIKIGDALFVEKVSYGARVPLTPFGIPYSEFINRDMFIDKARLPYMRLPGWRDLKSNDIVVFNYPTDSVYSAIDRKDAYVKRLVGMPGDTLKISNGVLYVNGKKFIPKRDALVQHRYQVITKAPFSDKLLYDDYGLLPHDYRLQNISNQFVYVFEGLSDPIVSSFRKNTNVLSVEQISRHLNDKAEYIRKDGTIDSTYTIFPVNKPWNEDQYGPLYIPKKGDVVEINKETLPQYINLIRKYEQNKLVVDSTNGKFEVMINDEKTNKYKIQQDYFFMMGDNRNQSLDGRFFGYVPEDHIIGRPILIWMNANGMFEPAPRKFLWERAFTSINNDNPDKKSYGIYVLFALILWLGYDFYKDRKRRKENKKFD; translated from the coding sequence ATGACTATATTTATTTACTGGTTGGTCGGATTTATTATCTTTAATCTCCTATTCGGGGCTGCAACCTTCAATCTTTATAAATTAGCGGGTAAAAAATCATGGGAAGCCTTTGTACCTTTTCTTAATATTTGGCGTGGACTAGACATTATTCAACGACCAAAGTGGTGGATTATCTTATTTTACATCCCAATTGTAGGACCAATCTTTTGGTTGATTTTACTTGTCGATTTAGCCGATAGTTTTGGTAAAATCGAAATCAAAGATAAAGTGATCATGGTTCTTACGCTAGGATTATATACTTTTTATCTGAATTACGTTGAAAAACCGAAGTACATAGGACCAGAAAAAAGAAAATCTACAATCGTGTCTGCTCTTATTTTCGCTATTGTTTTGGCAACACTAATCCATAACTGGTTTGTGCAACCAATGATTGTGCCAACTGGATCGATGGAAAATACCATCAAAATAGGGGATGCATTGTTTGTAGAAAAAGTAAGTTACGGAGCTCGAGTTCCTCTAACACCTTTCGGTATACCTTATTCTGAGTTTATCAATCGAGATATGTTTATCGATAAGGCACGCTTGCCCTATATGCGTTTGCCAGGTTGGAGAGATCTGAAGTCTAATGATATTGTCGTTTTCAATTATCCTACCGATTCGGTTTATTCTGCAATCGACAGAAAAGATGCATACGTAAAACGTTTGGTCGGAATGCCAGGAGATACGCTAAAAATATCGAATGGAGTTTTGTATGTGAATGGAAAAAAATTCATCCCCAAAAGAGATGCTCTAGTACAACATCGTTATCAAGTAATCACAAAAGCACCGTTTAGCGATAAATTACTTTATGATGATTATGGTTTATTGCCACACGATTATCGTTTGCAAAACATCAGCAATCAGTTTGTGTATGTGTTCGAAGGCTTATCAGATCCGATTGTTTCCTCGTTCCGAAAAAACACAAATGTTTTATCAGTAGAACAAATCTCTAGACATCTAAACGACAAAGCAGAATACATCAGAAAAGATGGAACGATCGACAGTACGTACACTATTTTCCCAGTTAATAAACCATGGAACGAAGATCAGTACGGACCATTATACATTCCGAAAAAAGGCGACGTAGTAGAAATTAATAAAGAAACTTTGCCGCAATACATCAATCTAATTCGCAAGTACGAACAAAATAAATTAGTTGTAGATTCTACCAACGGAAAATTCGAGGTGATGATAAACGATGAAAAAACGAATAAATATAAGATTCAGCAAGATTATTTCTTTATGATGGGAGATAACCGAAACCAATCTTTGGATGGGCGCTTCTTTGGATACGTACCAGAAGATCATATCATAGGTCGTCCTATCCTTATATGGATGAATGCCAACGGAATGTTTGAGCCAGCTCCTAGAAAATTCTTATGGGAACGTGCATTTACGTCGATAAACAATGACAATCCTGATAAAAAATCCTACGGAATTTATGTTTTATTTGCCCTAATTTTATGGTTAGGATATGATTTTTATAAGGATAGAAAAAGACGAAAAGAAAATAAAAAATTTGATTAA
- the dapB gene encoding 4-hydroxy-tetrahydrodipicolinate reductase, with the protein MKVALVGYGKMGKAIEEILVERGHEVVARINHLPTKEDINNAEIAIEFTQPNAAVNNIKALIELGLPTVSGTTGWSDSKNEIDSFVKEKNGALVTASNFSLGVNLFFELSKRFAELMRPYKNDYQIEIEEVHHTQKLDAPSGTAITLAEHLLAYSDYENWSMTEKSPTTIPVRALRVDEVPGTHSVTYTSAIDSLQLTHTAHSRKGFALGAVIAAEWLSGKKGVFGMKDVLGI; encoded by the coding sequence ATGAAAGTTGCCCTAGTCGGATACGGAAAAATGGGAAAAGCAATCGAAGAGATTTTGGTAGAACGCGGCCATGAAGTGGTAGCAAGAATCAATCACCTTCCAACCAAAGAAGATATAAACAATGCCGAGATAGCTATCGAATTTACACAACCCAATGCAGCTGTAAATAATATAAAAGCTTTAATTGAGTTGGGGTTGCCAACTGTTTCTGGAACAACAGGTTGGAGTGATAGCAAGAATGAGATTGATAGTTTTGTGAAAGAAAAAAATGGCGCATTGGTAACCGCTTCTAATTTTAGCTTAGGAGTTAATCTTTTTTTTGAGCTCAGTAAACGCTTCGCAGAGTTGATGCGTCCTTATAAAAACGACTATCAGATAGAAATAGAAGAAGTTCATCATACCCAAAAATTAGATGCCCCAAGCGGTACAGCGATTACCTTGGCAGAACATCTTTTGGCTTATTCTGATTATGAAAATTGGTCTATGACCGAAAAATCTCCTACTACCATTCCTGTCCGTGCGTTGAGAGTAGATGAAGTCCCAGGAACACACAGTGTTACCTACACTTCGGCAATCGATAGCCTGCAATTAACTCATACAGCGCACAGCAGAAAAGGTTTTGCTTTAGGAGCGGTCATTGCAGCCGAATGGTTGAGTGGAAAAAAAGGCGTTTTTGGAATGAAAGACGTTTTAGGAATATAA
- a CDS encoding DUF5683 domain-containing protein, translated as MQNKVLLLLFLCGSYMVNAQVEISDSLQMNNVQTDSVPIRQDTLGAKSPMRASLYSAVVPGLGQIYNEKWWKAPIVWGLLGAGVGFTLYYNKQYKDFRGYYTAKLDGRIHDIPTGYDRLTAEQLGVIQDEKKRYRDYAIAVTTLVYILNVVDASVDAHLFGIKSDPDLAIKPTIIYDQNRMQAQYGFALNFKF; from the coding sequence ATGCAAAATAAAGTACTCTTACTTCTTTTTTTGTGTGGGAGTTATATGGTCAATGCACAGGTAGAGATAAGCGATAGCTTGCAAATGAACAACGTGCAAACCGATAGTGTCCCTATTCGGCAAGATACTCTTGGTGCAAAAAGCCCGATGAGAGCTTCATTGTATTCAGCTGTAGTACCTGGTTTGGGACAGATTTATAACGAAAAATGGTGGAAAGCACCAATCGTTTGGGGTCTTTTAGGAGCAGGCGTTGGTTTCACCTTATATTATAATAAACAATACAAAGATTTCAGAGGCTATTACACTGCCAAACTCGATGGTCGTATACACGACATACCAACAGGATATGACCGTTTGACAGCCGAACAATTGGGCGTGATCCAAGATGAGAAAAAAAGATATCGAGATTATGCGATTGCAGTTACTACGCTTGTATACATCCTCAATGTGGTAGACGCATCGGTAGATGCTCATCTTTTTGGTATAAAAAGTGATCCAGATTTGGCGATTAAGCCAACCATAATTTACGATCAAAATAGGATGCAAGCTCAATATGGATTTGCATTAAATTTTAAATTTTAA
- a CDS encoding ParB/RepB/Spo0J family partition protein, producing the protein MAKPNKNNRLGRGLSALLKDEPNVNSASDEGAKNLVGNILEIDLDKIVANPWQPRTKFDKQSMEDLVTSIESLGVIQPITVRKTIQGTYELISGERRFRASQLAGKDTIPAYVRLANDQEMLEMALVENIQRQDLDAIEIALSYRQLIEDVQLTQEELSKRVGKDRSSITNYLRLLKLDPIIQTGIRDGMISMGHGRALIAVENLDQQFAIYERIIKDNLSVRETENLIKSLKEDKQKVNKTVAELPAQYQVALDSIGESLKTKVEIKRAKNGKGKIILNFTSDEDFERLRKFLEDAK; encoded by the coding sequence ATGGCAAAACCAAATAAAAACAACCGTTTAGGTCGCGGTCTTTCGGCCTTGTTGAAGGATGAACCGAATGTGAATTCGGCATCGGATGAAGGAGCTAAAAATTTGGTGGGGAATATTTTAGAAATCGATCTCGATAAAATCGTTGCAAACCCTTGGCAACCAAGAACCAAATTCGATAAACAGTCGATGGAAGACTTGGTTACATCAATCGAATCGTTGGGGGTTATTCAGCCCATTACGGTACGTAAAACTATACAAGGAACGTATGAATTGATTTCGGGCGAAAGACGTTTTAGAGCCTCGCAATTGGCTGGTAAAGATACCATCCCAGCATATGTACGCTTGGCCAATGACCAAGAAATGCTCGAGATGGCTTTGGTAGAAAATATCCAACGCCAAGATTTAGATGCTATAGAAATCGCCTTATCGTATAGACAGTTGATAGAAGACGTCCAACTGACACAAGAAGAATTGAGTAAGCGAGTAGGGAAAGATCGAAGTTCTATCACCAATTATTTACGTTTACTAAAATTAGATCCGATAATCCAAACCGGAATTCGAGATGGAATGATCTCTATGGGGCACGGACGTGCATTGATTGCTGTTGAGAATCTCGATCAACAATTCGCCATATACGAGCGGATTATTAAAGATAACTTGTCGGTACGTGAAACCGAAAACCTCATCAAATCTTTGAAAGAGGACAAACAAAAAGTCAATAAAACCGTTGCAGAATTACCAGCGCAATATCAAGTAGCTTTGGATTCGATTGGAGAATCTCTCAAAACCAAAGTAGAAATTAAAAGAGCAAAAAATGGAAAAGGGAAGATAATCCTAAACTTCACTTCAGATGAAGATTTCGAACGTTTACGTAAGTTTTTAGAAGATGCAAAATAA
- a CDS encoding ParA family protein: protein MGKIIAIANQKGGVGKTTTAVNLAASLGVLEKKVLLIDADPQANATSALGIDPETVERGTYEVLENQVLASEVILQTETPNLDLIPAHVDLVAAEIEIVDYEEREYMLRNALQEIKNRYDYIIIDCAPSLGLITLNALTAADSVIVPIQCEYFALEGLGKLLNTIKGVQQYHNKELDIEGLLLTMYDSRLRLSNQVVDEVNNHFPQMVFKTIIQRNVRLSEAPSFGETIIQYDADSKGAENYLNLAREFLINNNDTE, encoded by the coding sequence ATGGGGAAAATAATTGCTATTGCTAACCAAAAAGGAGGAGTAGGGAAAACCACAACAGCCGTAAATTTAGCTGCTTCTCTTGGGGTATTAGAAAAGAAAGTATTGTTAATAGATGCCGATCCACAGGCCAACGCAACTTCTGCTTTGGGTATAGATCCTGAAACTGTAGAGCGAGGTACTTATGAGGTGTTAGAGAATCAAGTTTTGGCCTCGGAAGTTATTCTACAAACCGAAACACCCAATTTAGACCTTATTCCGGCTCATGTAGATTTGGTGGCAGCAGAAATAGAAATCGTCGACTACGAAGAACGTGAATACATGTTGCGCAATGCATTGCAAGAAATCAAAAATCGATACGATTATATTATTATCGATTGTGCACCATCATTGGGCCTAATCACGCTCAATGCACTTACGGCTGCCGACTCGGTAATTGTACCAATCCAATGTGAATATTTTGCGTTAGAAGGTTTAGGGAAGCTACTCAATACCATAAAAGGAGTTCAACAGTATCACAACAAAGAATTGGATATCGAAGGATTATTGCTCACGATGTATGATTCTCGTTTGCGTTTATCAAACCAAGTGGTAGATGAGGTCAACAATCATTTTCCACAAATGGTTTTCAAGACGATAATTCAACGAAATGTGCGTTTATCAGAAGCACCAAGTTTTGGTGAGACAATTATTCAGTACGATGCAGATAGTAAAGGTGCAGAAAATTATTTAAATTTAGCCCGTGAGTTTTTAATCAATAATAACGACACAGAGTAA